One window of the Chryseobacterium sp. CY350 genome contains the following:
- a CDS encoding glucosaminidase domain-containing protein, whose translation MKRLFLLISLLVLSKFSAQTWATEDQYIQKFAQYAVEEMEKYKIPASITLAQGLLETGGGQSRLALEGKNHFGIKCKEDWTGKTMKHTDDAPNECFRVYEDPKQSYEDHSIFLKTRKYYTKLFDLDMKDYKAWAHGLKKAGYATNPRYASILIGKIERYKLYEFDEVNSKEVLYAVLKKYPDLKDDRTFMARLEPSKKMKTEPVTVKVPYKATSYAQQQKRVERIKTTAEILNSILVKNHPNGGLKYVVIPADTNIQLIANKFKISDSKLIKWNDLQSDVLKKDDIVFLESKNSDGNTPTYKAEFGEDMHDIAQKFGVKLNKLYAKNRMDEGQKPSAGQLIYLIDKKPRN comes from the coding sequence ATGAAAAGACTTTTCTTACTAATTAGCCTTTTAGTTTTATCAAAATTCTCAGCTCAGACCTGGGCTACTGAAGATCAATACATCCAAAAATTTGCGCAATACGCGGTGGAGGAGATGGAAAAATATAAAATTCCGGCTTCAATCACCCTTGCACAGGGACTTTTGGAAACCGGTGGCGGCCAAAGTCGTCTGGCGCTGGAAGGTAAAAATCATTTCGGTATTAAATGTAAAGAAGACTGGACGGGGAAAACGATGAAGCACACCGATGACGCACCAAACGAATGTTTCCGTGTGTATGAAGATCCCAAACAGTCTTATGAAGATCATTCTATATTTCTGAAAACCAGAAAATATTATACAAAACTTTTTGATCTTGATATGAAAGATTACAAAGCGTGGGCACATGGTCTGAAAAAAGCAGGTTACGCAACAAATCCACGTTATGCATCAATTCTGATAGGAAAAATTGAAAGATATAAACTGTACGAGTTTGATGAAGTGAATTCTAAGGAAGTACTTTATGCAGTTCTAAAGAAATATCCGGATCTGAAAGACGACAGAACTTTCATGGCACGTCTGGAGCCTTCTAAAAAAATGAAAACTGAGCCTGTAACCGTAAAGGTTCCTTATAAAGCAACTTCTTACGCCCAACAGCAAAAGAGGGTAGAGCGCATCAAAACTACAGCGGAAATTCTCAATTCTATTTTAGTTAAAAATCATCCGAACGGAGGTTTAAAGTATGTAGTAATACCCGCAGACACCAATATTCAGTTAATCGCGAATAAATTTAAAATCAGTGACAGTAAATTGATTAAATGGAATGATCTGCAATCTGATGTTCTGAAAAAAGATGATATTGTATTTCTTGAATCAAAAAATTCAGATGGCAACACGCCAACTTACAAAGCCGAATTTGGTGAAGATATGCATGATATTGCACAAAAATTCGGAGTAAAACTAAACAAGCTTTACGCAAAAAACAGAATGGATGAAGGTCAAAAGCCTTCTGCCGGACAATTGATTTATCTAATTGACAAAAAACCCAGAAACTAA